A DNA window from uncultured Methanoregula sp. contains the following coding sequences:
- the cfbA gene encoding sirohydrochlorin nickelochelatase: MSKKGMLLVGHGSTMPYNQELVEKTAVFIKEKNPDYVVKCGFMNMNKPSIKDSLEAFRQEKIDALVVVPLFLAKGVHIEKDIPGEIGLPEGVKKGSFALNGKSIPLVYAEPIGSDPLLADLMVKNAAKALTLI, from the coding sequence ATGAGTAAGAAGGGAATGTTACTCGTAGGGCATGGCAGCACGATGCCCTACAACCAGGAACTTGTCGAGAAGACCGCCGTATTCATCAAGGAAAAGAATCCGGATTACGTGGTAAAGTGCGGTTTCATGAACATGAACAAGCCATCCATCAAGGATTCGCTCGAAGCGTTCCGGCAGGAAAAGATCGATGCGCTCGTTGTCGTGCCCCTCTTTCTTGCAAAAGGCGTCCACATCGAGAAGGACATCCCCGGCGAGATCGGCCTTCCCGAGGGTGTAAAGAAGGGCAGTTTTGCCCTGAACGGGAAGAGCATTCCCCTTGTCTATGCCGAACCTATCGGCAGCGATCCCCTGCTTGCAGACCTGATGGTGAAAAACGCAGCAAAGGCACTCACCCTCATCTGA